In Serinicoccus marinus DSM 15273, the genomic stretch TACCCGCACGCCGGCGAGCCCTGGCAGCCGCTCAAGGTCTACTACAGCGGCTGGGACCCGCAGCGGATGATCCGGCTGGACGAGGCCATGGTCGAGGCCGGTCACGAGCCGCCCTTCGCCGACTGGCGCAAGCACCTCGGGAGCCGGCCGCGCCGCGTGCTCACCACCCGCGTGCCGTGCGGGGAGCACTTCTCGGTGCGCGACGACGCGCTGCGCGCGCACGCGACCCAGGTCGACCCGGAGGGGCCCTGGTTCCGCGTCCCGCTGGAGATCCAGCAGCGGGTCTGGCCCACCGAGGACTACGAGCTGGCGCGCTCGCTGGTCCCCGTGGCGCTGCCCGAGGACGACCTCTTCGCCGGCCTGCGCGAGCTCGACGGTGGGCTGGACGCCCGGTGCCGTCAGGTGCCGGAGCGGGACGAGACCGGGGCGCTCGTGCTGGAGCACCGGGGCGAGCCGCCGCTGCCGCCGCTGGAGCAGGATGCGGTCGGTGAGCGGAAACAGGACGCCGTTGCCGACATGGGGGACGCCGACGGAGACGGTGTCGACGACGTGCGCCGCGACGAGGGGCACGACCGGTGAACTCGACCGGCGTCGAGATCACGGCCGGGCTCGGGGGCTTCCTCGTCCTCTTCGGGCTTGCCCTGGCCGTGTGGTTCCTCGGCCGCGACCTCACCCGGCGGCTGCGGCGGATGCGGCAGGCGGAGGAGGCCCGGCTGCGGCAGGAGACCCCTGCCGAGCAGGGCGACGCACCGGACCGGCCCGAGGACGACCCGCTCGCCTGAGCGCCGCCGTGCTCTAGGTGCTCAGGCCGCGGGCACCGAGTCCAGCGACAGGCTGAGGTAGGCCGCCAGCCAGTGCGCGGCGAAGGCCGCCACGGTGAAGGCGTGGAAGACCTCGTGGAAGCCGAACCACCGCGGTGAGGGGTCCGGGCGACGCAGGCCGTAGACGACGGCGCCCAGGGTGTAGAACAGGCCCCCGAGCCCGATGAGCCCCACGACGACCGGGCCGCCGCTGCGCCACATCGGGACCAGGAAGAAGATCGCCACCCAGCCCAGGGCGATGTAGACCCCGGTGTAGAGCCACCGCGGCGCCCCGACCCAGAAGACGCGGAAGAGGACGCCGGCGAGCGCCCCGGACCAGACGACCCAGAGCAGCAGCCTGGTCTGCGGCGTCGGGAGGAGCAGCACCGCGAAGGGGGTGTAGGTGCCGGCGATGATGAGGAAGATGTTGGCGTGGTCCCAGCGCTTGAGCACGCGCGCGACCCGAGGACTCCATCGACCGCGGTGGTAGACCGCCGAGGTGCCGAAGAGCAGGACGGCGGTGATCGCGAAGACGAGTGCGGCGGCGCCCGCCGGGGCGCTGGGGGCGAGCGCGACGAGCACAGCTCCGGAGACCACGGCCACCGGGACCATCACGAGGTGCAGCCAGCCACGGAGGTGGGGCTTGACGCGATCCTTCACCTGGTCCGTCATTTGGCCGACGAAGGAGCCCAGGGTGCCGGTCGCCTCGGTCGTGTCACGGGGGGTCGACATGCCTTCAGGCTAACCTACGCAACCGTAGGTTACGAAACCGTAGGTTCGGTCCCGCCGAGGGTTCCACGACTCCGGGCGACGCTTCCACCGCCCCGGGCGCGGGCGCAGCGGATCTCCAGGGGTGGCCGGTAGGTTGAGGCCATGCCGACGCCGAGGGACCTGGTCTACCGGGCCTACAACTCATCGCTGCGCCGGCACCTGCCCGACGAACGGCTCCCGCGTCACATCGGGGTCATGCTCGACGGCAACCGCCGTTGGGCCCGGCGGCGAGGGGCGCAGACCGCGGACGGGCACCGTGCGGGGGCGGAGAACATCGCGCCCTTCCTGGGGTGGTGCGAGGAGGCCCGGGTCGAGGTCGTGACCCTCTGGCTGCTCTCGACGGACAACCTCAACCGCGCCGCGGGGGA encodes the following:
- the mca gene encoding mycothiol conjugate amidase Mca, whose product is MATSGRGLRLLAVHAHPDDESSKGAATTAHYVAQGVDVRVVSCTGGERGDVLNEKLKDDPHIIRDIAQVRRDEMARAVQILGVSHTWLGFVDSGLPEGDPLPPLPEGCFALEPLEVTTEALVRVIREFRPHVLTTYDENGGYPHPDHIMTHTVTMAAFEAAGDPEAYPHAGEPWQPLKVYYSGWDPQRMIRLDEAMVEAGHEPPFADWRKHLGSRPRRVLTTRVPCGEHFSVRDDALRAHATQVDPEGPWFRVPLEIQQRVWPTEDYELARSLVPVALPEDDLFAGLRELDGGLDARCRQVPERDETGALVLEHRGEPPLPPLEQDAVGERKQDAVADMGDADGDGVDDVRRDEGHDR
- the trhA gene encoding PAQR family membrane homeostasis protein TrhA translates to MSTPRDTTEATGTLGSFVGQMTDQVKDRVKPHLRGWLHLVMVPVAVVSGAVLVALAPSAPAGAAALVFAITAVLLFGTSAVYHRGRWSPRVARVLKRWDHANIFLIIAGTYTPFAVLLLPTPQTRLLLWVVWSGALAGVLFRVFWVGAPRWLYTGVYIALGWVAIFFLVPMWRSGGPVVVGLIGLGGLFYTLGAVVYGLRRPDPSPRWFGFHEVFHAFTVAAFAAHWLAAYLSLSLDSVPAA